The following coding sequences lie in one Arachis ipaensis cultivar K30076 chromosome B03, Araip1.1, whole genome shotgun sequence genomic window:
- the LOC107631932 gene encoding glycosyltransferase family 92 protein RCOM_0530710-like — translation MDSFSDQRRKRNHLSPPLFLSFSILLSLFLFLNHFHYSFHSSTSHSLLLSTPLRLHHGILFPHHVLLTLSNPHHTLPPPNHLQCLFYTPLNHLHVEPVLSTDRFDQLSSIVRCPLPATSSNFSAVDLRRRGDPGGGTLAALDNQTVLSWNNLAYVAELDGDTAVVFVKGLNLRPHRISDPTRFQCHFGLTGSQNAAFSITTKAVTVAQEVVRCSLPHSIKNYHDKAEEISQITVTVSHVTGHVRHPVREVMPSVARVHGYTARNNGGARKNKHELCACTMVWNQARALREWVMYHSWLGVERWFVYDNNSDADDGIDGVVKDLDAKGYNVSRVTWPWIKTQEAGFSHCALKAKEHCNWVAFFDVDEFFHFPNELGDRKNALRSVVSNLSSSNSVAEIRTECRSFGPSGLRSHPKRGVSLGYTCRVRSSERHKSIVRPEMIDASLLNVVHHFELREGYGHRNIGEGSMVVNHYKYQVWESFKAKFHRRAATYVVDWHQDLCKASKDRVPGLGTQAVEPADWRFRFCEVWDTGLRDFLLSNFVDPVTGLMPWETSNERED, via the coding sequence ATGGATTCATTCTCAGACCAACGCCGCAAGAGGAACCACCTCTCACCACccctcttcctctctttctccATACTACTCTCCCTATTCCTCTTCCTCAACCACTTTCACTACTCCTTCCACTCTTCCACCTCACACTCTCTTCTCCTATCAACGCCACTCCGACTCCATCATGGAATCCTCTTCCCTCATCACGTGCTCCTCACGCTCTCCAATCCCCACCACACTCTCCCCCCTCCCAACCACCTCCAATGCCTCTTCTACACCCCCCTCAACCACCTCCACGTTGAACCGGTCCTCTCCACCGACCGCTTCGACCAGTTGAGTTCCATAGTAAGGTGCCCTCTCCCTGCGACCAGCTCAAATTTCTCTGCCGTTGACTTGCGCCGCCGCGGGGACCCTGGTGGCGGAACTCTCGCCGCCCTCGACAACCAAACCGTTCTCAGCTGGAACAACCTGGCCTACGTGGCCGAACTCGACGGCGACACCGCCGTCGTCTTCGTCAAGGGACTCAACCTCCGTCCACACCGAATCTCCGACCCGACCAGATTCCAGTGCCACTTCGGACTCACCGGTTCCCAAAACGCTGCGTTTTCTATCACAACGAAAGCCGTCACCGTAGCTCAAGAAGTGGTAAGGTGCTCCTTGCCGCACTCCATCAAGAACTACCATGACAAAGCTGAGGAAATAAGTCAAATAACCGTAACGGTTAGTCACGTGACGGGTCACGTGAGACATCCGGTTCGCGAGGTGATGCCATCTGTCGCTAGGGTCCACGGATACACTGCTAGGAATAATGGTGGAGCACGGAAGAATAAGCACGAGTTGTGCGCGTGCACCATGGTGTGGAATCAAGCGCGCGCGTTGAGAGAGTGGGTTATGTACCACTCGTGGCTCGGCGTCGAACGGTGGTTCGTGTACGATAACAACAGCGACGCCGACGACGGAATTGACGGCGTCGTTAAGGATCTGGATGCTAAAGGCTACAACGTTAGTAGAGTGACGTGGCCTTGGATTAAGACGCAAGAAGCAGGGTTTTCGCATTGCGCTTTGAAGGCCAAAGAACACTGTAACTGGGTTGCGTTCTTCGACGTTGATGAATTCTTCCATTTCCCCAACGAATTGGGGGATAGAAAGAATGCACTGAGATCCGTGGTTTCGAACTTGTCATCTTCGAATTCGGTTGCGGAGATAAGAACAGAGTGTCGTAGTTTCGGCCCTTCTGGACTAAGGTCACACCCTAAACGAGGGGTGAGTTTAGGGTACACATGCAGGGTAAGGAGCAGCGAGAGGCACAAGTCAATAGTGAGGCCTGAAATGATTGACGCGAGTTTGTTGAATGTGGTGCATCATTTTGAGCTGAGGGAGGGTTACGGGCACAGGAACATTGGTGAGGGGAGTATGGTGGTGAACCACTATAAGTACCAAGTGTGGGAGAGTTTCAAGGCTAAGTTCCATAGGAGGGCTGCTACGTATGTTGTGGACTGGCATCAGGACCTTTGCAAAGCCTCCAAGGATCGGGTACCCGGTCTTGGAACTCAAGCTGTTGAACCGGCTGACTGGCGCTTCAGGTTTTGTGAGGTTTGGGATACTGGCCTCAGGGATTTTCTTCTTTCCAATTTTGTTGATCCGGTTACAGGGTTGATGCCTTGGGAAACAAGCAATGAGAGAGAGGACTAG
- the LOC107634799 gene encoding putative uncharacterized protein DDB_G0277255, whose product MANDNNKRSSSSSSICEISMLLVANIIRLSSLRFSSSSNLSSSSSSQHHEIGGDSTRNSVGKIMSNKNRKHLLLQQPELNPKMPRSYLMKPEKEEEGPTTTTFVNDDVNVDADKFIKKIRAKIINGNNGNPNATAAPPKPKPYSSSPSIYSLKD is encoded by the coding sequence ATGGCTAACGACAACAACAagagatcatcatcatcatcgtcaattTGTGAGATTTCAATGTTGTTGGTGGCCAACATCATCAGACTCTCATCTCTCAGGTTCAGTAGTTCTTCAAacttgtcatcatcatcatcatcacagcaTCATGAGATTGGTGGCGACAGTACCAGAAACTCTGTTGGAAAAATCATGTCCAACAAGAACAGGAAGCACTTATTGTTACAGCAGCCAGAGTTGAACCCTAAAATGCCACGTTCCTATCTAATGAAACCCGAAAAGGAGGAAGAGGGTCCAACAACCACCACCTTTGTGAACGACGATGTCAATGTCGATGCGGACAAATTTATCAAAAAGATTCGTGCCAAGATTATTAATGGGAATAATGGAAACCCTAATGCTACTGCTGCTCCTCCTAAACCCAAACCTTACTCCTCATCGCCCAGTATATATAGTCTCAAAGATTAG
- the LOC107631931 gene encoding serine/threonine-protein phosphatase PP2A-2 catalytic subunit — MPSHADLDRQIEHLMECKPLSEAEVKALCDQARTVLVEEWNVQPVKCPVTVCGDIHGQFYDLVELFRIGGNAPDTNYLFMGDYVDRGYYSVETVTLLVALKVRYRDRITLTRGNHESRQITQVYGFYDECLRKYGNANVWKYFTDLFDYLPLTALIESQIFCLHGGLSPSLDTLDNIRALDRIQEVPHEGPMCDLLWSDPDDRCGWGISPRGAGYTFGQDIAAQFNHTNGLSLISRAHQLIMEGYNWCQDKNVVTVFSAPNYCYRCGNMAAIMEIGENMEQNFLQFDPAPRQIEPDTTRKTPDYFL; from the exons ATGCCGTCACATGCGGATCTGGACCGTCAGATCGAGCACCTGATGGAGTGCAAGCCTCTGTCGGAGGCGGAGGTGAAAGCGCTGTGCGATCAGGCGCGGACGGTTCTGGTTGAGGAGTGGAACGTGCAACCGGTGAAGTGCCCTGTCACCGTCTGCGGCGACATTCACGGCCAGTTCTACGATCTCGTCGAGCTATTCCGCATAGGTGGCAATGCTCCTGATACCAATTACCTCTTCATGGGTGATTATGTAG ATCGCGGGTACTATTCTGTGGAGACTGTTACACTTCTGGTGGCCTTGAAAGTCCGCTACAGGGATAGAATTACACTTACCAGGGGAAATCATGAGAGCCGTCAAATTACTCAAGT GTACGGCTTCTATGATGAATGTTTAAGAAAATATGGAAACGCCAATGTCTGGAAATACTTTACTGACTTGTTTGATTATTTACCTCTGACTGCCCTTATTGAGAGCCAG ATTTTCTGCTTGCATGGAGGTCTCTCACCTTCTTTGGATACATTAGATAATATCAGGGCATTGGATCGTATACAAGAG GTTCCACATGAAGGACCAATGTGTGACCTCTTATGGTCAGATCCAGATGATCGCTGTGGATGGGGAATATCTCCACGTGGTGCTGGTTATACATTTGGACAAGATATAGCTGCTCAGTTTAATCATACCAATGGTCTCTCACTGATATCTAGAGCACACCAGCTTATTATGGAAGGATACAATTGGTGCCAG GACAAGAATGTGGTGACTGTATTTAGTGCTCCAAATTACTGTTACCGATGTGGGAACATGGCTGCAATAATGGAAATTGGAGAGAATATGGAGCAGAATTTTCTGCAGTTCGATCCAGCCCCCAGGCAAATTGAGCCTGACACTACACGCAAGACTCCAGATTATTTTTTGTAA